In Nocardioides conyzicola, one genomic interval encodes:
- the acs gene encoding acetate--CoA ligase → MSEETLSNLLKEDRRFEPPADIAEHANLKEEAYERAASDREAFWAEQAERLDWAQKWDRVLDWDNAPFAQWFVGGRLNASYNCVDRHVEAGRGDKVALHWVGEPLDDTRDITYAQLKDEVSKAANALIELGVQTGDRVAIYLPMIPEAVVAMLACARIGAPHTVVFGGFSADALASRLDDCQAKVVITSDGGYRRGAPSALKPAVDEARTKTDVVEKVLVVRRTGQDVDWDDDVDVWWHDAVDSASPEHTPEAFDAEHPLYVMYTSGTTGKPKGILHTTGGYLVGTSYTHWAVFDLKAETDVYWCSADIGWVTGHSYMVYGPLANGATQVMYEGTPDAPERGRWWQIIEDYKVTIFYTAPTAIRSFMKQGREIPDRFDMSSLRILGSVGEPINPEAYVWYRHVIGGDRTPVVDTWWQTETGMIMISPLPGVTHGKPGSAMIPIPGVAADVVTEEGTSVPNGSGGYLVLTEPWPSMLRTIWGDDQRYKDTYWSRYADQGWYFAGDGAKKDSDGDLWVLGRVDDVMNVSGHRLSTTEIESALVSHPKVAEAAVVGAKDEDTGQAVCAFVILREEAGDGGADIVEELRNHVRKEIGAIAKPRQIMIVAELPKTRSGKIMRRLLRDVAEHREVGDVTTLADSTVMDLIKQQEDAGSGDE, encoded by the coding sequence GTGAGCGAAGAAACCCTGTCGAACCTGCTCAAGGAGGACCGGCGGTTCGAGCCGCCGGCGGACATCGCGGAGCACGCCAACCTGAAGGAGGAGGCGTACGAGCGGGCCGCCTCCGACCGCGAGGCGTTCTGGGCCGAGCAGGCCGAGCGGCTCGACTGGGCCCAGAAGTGGGACCGCGTCCTCGACTGGGACAACGCCCCCTTCGCGCAGTGGTTCGTCGGCGGCAGGCTCAACGCGTCGTACAACTGCGTCGACCGCCACGTCGAGGCGGGCCGCGGCGACAAGGTGGCCCTGCACTGGGTCGGCGAGCCGCTCGACGACACCCGCGACATCACCTACGCCCAGCTCAAGGACGAGGTCTCGAAGGCCGCCAACGCCCTGATCGAGCTCGGGGTCCAGACCGGCGACCGGGTCGCGATCTACCTGCCGATGATCCCCGAGGCCGTCGTCGCGATGCTGGCCTGCGCGCGGATCGGGGCCCCGCACACGGTGGTCTTCGGCGGCTTCTCCGCCGACGCGCTGGCCTCGCGGCTCGACGACTGCCAGGCCAAGGTCGTGATCACCTCCGACGGCGGCTACCGGCGCGGCGCCCCGTCGGCGCTGAAGCCTGCGGTCGACGAGGCCCGCACCAAGACCGACGTCGTGGAGAAGGTGCTCGTCGTCCGCCGTACCGGCCAGGACGTCGACTGGGACGACGACGTGGACGTGTGGTGGCACGACGCGGTCGACAGCGCGTCGCCCGAGCACACCCCCGAGGCGTTCGACGCCGAGCACCCGCTCTACGTCATGTACACCTCCGGCACGACCGGCAAGCCGAAGGGCATCCTGCACACGACCGGCGGCTACCTGGTCGGTACGTCGTACACGCACTGGGCGGTCTTCGATCTCAAGGCCGAGACCGACGTCTACTGGTGCTCGGCCGACATCGGCTGGGTGACCGGCCACTCCTACATGGTCTACGGGCCGCTCGCCAACGGCGCGACGCAGGTGATGTACGAGGGCACGCCGGACGCGCCCGAGCGCGGCCGCTGGTGGCAGATCATCGAGGACTACAAGGTCACGATCTTCTACACGGCGCCGACCGCGATCCGGTCGTTCATGAAGCAGGGGCGCGAGATCCCGGACCGCTTCGACATGTCGTCGCTGCGGATCCTCGGCTCCGTGGGTGAGCCGATCAACCCGGAGGCCTACGTCTGGTACCGCCACGTCATCGGCGGCGACCGCACGCCGGTCGTGGACACCTGGTGGCAGACCGAGACTGGCATGATCATGATCAGCCCGCTGCCCGGGGTCACCCACGGCAAGCCCGGCTCGGCGATGATCCCGATCCCCGGGGTCGCAGCCGACGTGGTCACCGAGGAGGGCACGTCCGTGCCCAACGGGTCCGGCGGCTACCTCGTGCTCACCGAGCCCTGGCCCTCGATGCTGCGCACGATCTGGGGCGACGACCAGCGCTACAAGGACACCTACTGGTCCCGCTACGCCGACCAGGGCTGGTACTTCGCCGGCGACGGCGCCAAGAAGGACTCCGACGGCGACCTCTGGGTGCTGGGCCGGGTCGACGACGTGATGAACGTGTCCGGTCACCGGCTCTCCACCACCGAGATCGAGTCGGCGCTGGTCTCGCACCCGAAGGTCGCCGAGGCCGCGGTCGTCGGCGCCAAGGACGAGGACACCGGCCAGGCGGTCTGCGCGTTCGTGATCCTGCGCGAAGAGGCCGGCGACGGCGGCGCGGACATCGTCGAGGAGCTGCGCAACCACGTCCGCAAGGAGATCGGCGCGATCGCGAAGCCGCGCCAGATCATGATCGTCGCCGAGCTCCCCAAGACCCGCTCCGGCAAGATCATGCGCCGCCTGCTGCGTGACGTGGCCGAGCACCGCGAGGTCGGCGACGTCACCACCCTCGCCGACTCCACCGTCATGGACCTGATCAAGCAGCAGGAGGACGCCGGCTCCGGCGACGAGTAG
- a CDS encoding MFS transporter: MTLTDTPATAAAAPTRRAGHWIDDWRPEDPEFWENGGRQVARRNLIWSIFAEHLGFSVWLIWSVSSAFLLQMGFSFTPQQLFVLVALPNLVGSLLRLPYTFAVPRFGGRNWTMISAALLLVPTLLFAVAVQDQGTPYWVFCLIAATAGFGGGNFASSMANINFYYPASKKGTALGLNAAGGNAGVAVIQLLLPVIIGGAGIFGLVKASEGGLHLQTAGFVYAGLAVLATIAAYLWMDNLTGATSKPREQLQVVRKPHTWIMALLYIGTFGSFIGYSAAMPLLIKLNFWVPEPAPLGTGIYFAYFAFLGAGIGSVTRPLGGWLADKYGGARVTLGAFTGMVVFTLAVLVTLMQLTPNPTADPAVASDNQSLFPWFLGFFLLIFASTGIGNGSTYKMIPAIWRREAETATTAGTPERTAAITAATKQASAALGVIGAIGAMGGFLIPIAFSSPWVYDPLSATKGAFVVFTAYYLLCAAVTYAVYLRTSTKVTRLAVAGV, translated from the coding sequence ATGACCCTCACCGACACCCCCGCGACGGCGGCCGCGGCACCGACCCGACGAGCCGGCCACTGGATCGACGACTGGCGCCCGGAGGATCCCGAGTTCTGGGAGAACGGCGGCCGGCAGGTCGCCCGGCGCAACCTGATCTGGTCGATCTTCGCCGAGCACCTCGGCTTCTCGGTCTGGCTGATCTGGAGCGTCAGCTCGGCGTTCCTGCTGCAGATGGGCTTCTCGTTCACCCCGCAGCAGCTCTTCGTCCTGGTCGCGCTGCCCAACCTGGTGGGGTCGCTGCTGCGGCTGCCGTACACGTTCGCGGTGCCGCGGTTCGGCGGCCGCAACTGGACGATGATCAGCGCCGCCCTGCTGCTGGTCCCGACGCTCCTCTTCGCGGTCGCGGTCCAGGACCAGGGCACGCCGTACTGGGTCTTCTGCCTGATCGCCGCGACCGCCGGCTTCGGCGGCGGCAACTTCGCCAGCTCGATGGCGAACATCAACTTCTACTACCCGGCGTCGAAGAAGGGCACCGCGCTGGGGCTCAACGCCGCAGGCGGCAACGCCGGGGTCGCGGTCATCCAGCTGTTGCTGCCGGTGATCATCGGCGGTGCCGGGATCTTCGGGCTGGTCAAGGCCAGCGAGGGCGGTCTCCACCTGCAGACCGCCGGGTTCGTGTACGCCGGGCTGGCCGTCCTCGCCACGATCGCGGCGTACCTCTGGATGGACAACCTCACCGGCGCCACGTCCAAGCCGCGTGAGCAGCTGCAGGTGGTGCGCAAGCCGCACACCTGGATCATGGCGCTCCTCTACATCGGCACCTTCGGCTCGTTCATCGGCTACTCGGCCGCGATGCCGCTGCTGATCAAGCTGAACTTCTGGGTGCCCGAGCCCGCGCCGCTCGGCACCGGCATCTACTTCGCCTACTTCGCGTTCCTCGGCGCCGGCATCGGCTCGGTCACCCGGCCGCTCGGCGGCTGGCTCGCCGACAAGTACGGCGGCGCCCGGGTCACCCTCGGGGCCTTCACCGGCATGGTGGTCTTCACGCTGGCGGTGCTGGTGACGCTGATGCAGCTGACCCCGAACCCGACCGCCGACCCGGCGGTCGCCAGCGACAACCAGTCGCTCTTCCCTTGGTTCCTCGGTTTCTTCCTGCTGATCTTCGCCTCCACCGGCATCGGCAACGGCTCGACGTACAAGATGATCCCGGCGATCTGGCGGCGCGAGGCCGAGACCGCGACGACGGCCGGGACGCCCGAGCGGACGGCCGCCATCACGGCGGCGACCAAGCAGGCCAGCGCCGCGCTCGGTGTCATCGGAGCGATCGGCGCCATGGGCGGCTTCCTGATCCCGATCGCCTTCAGCTCGCCCTGGGTCTACGACCCGCTGTCGGCGACCAAGGGCGCGTTCGTGGTCTTCACCGCCTACTACCTGCTGTGCGCCGCGGTCACGTACGCCGTCTACCTGCGTACGTCGACCAAGGTCACCCGCCTTGCCGTCGCCGGGGTCTGA
- a CDS encoding molybdopterin oxidoreductase family protein: MTQTHCPYCSLQCGMTLERAGRTLEVQAWPEFPVNEGALCRKGWTATGLRGHRERLTTPLVRDRETGEVRATGWDEALDLVAGRLRELRTSYGADAVGVFGGGGLTNEKAYQLGKLARVALGTSQIDYNGRWCMSSAASAANRAFGIDRGLPFPLADVEQTDVLVLVGSNLAETMPPAARHLDRLRANGGHVVVIDPRRTPTADRADTFLQPVPGTDLPLALGVLHLLDAMGAVDEPYVAARTTGWDDVRRAVAAWWPERVERVTGVPASSLRALATLLAGADRAMVLTARGAEQHAQGTDTVLAWIDVALALGMPGRPFAGYGCLTGQGNGQGGREHGQKADQLPGYRMIDDPAAREHVARVWGVPAATLPGKGRSAYELLGALGTDGGPKALLVFGSNIVVSAPNATHVASRLADLDLLVVADIVMSETAALADVVLPVTQWAEETGTMTNLEGRVILRQRAVAPPEGVRSDLDVIAGIASRVGAPVVFETDPEAVFAELGRASSGGRADYAGITYDRIREENGVFWPCPTDDHPGTPRLFASSFAHEDGRARFVAVEHRGPAEPVDAAYPLHLTTGRVLAQYQSGAQTRRVRELPDDGPFVELHPMLADRIGAHDGEPVVVTTRRGELKAPARVVDTIRPDTVFVPFHWVGANRLTNDALDPVSRMPEFKVCACAVTA, translated from the coding sequence ATGACCCAGACCCACTGTCCCTACTGCTCCCTGCAGTGCGGCATGACGCTCGAGCGGGCGGGTCGCACGCTCGAGGTCCAGGCGTGGCCGGAGTTCCCCGTCAACGAGGGGGCGCTGTGCCGCAAGGGCTGGACGGCCACCGGGCTGCGCGGTCATCGCGAGCGGCTGACGACACCGCTCGTGCGCGACCGCGAGACCGGTGAGGTCCGGGCCACCGGCTGGGACGAGGCGCTCGACCTGGTCGCCGGCCGGCTGCGCGAGCTGCGGACGTCGTACGGCGCGGACGCGGTCGGCGTCTTCGGGGGCGGCGGGCTGACGAACGAGAAGGCCTACCAGCTCGGCAAGCTCGCGCGCGTCGCCCTCGGCACCAGCCAGATCGACTACAACGGCCGCTGGTGCATGTCGTCGGCGGCGTCGGCCGCCAACCGGGCGTTCGGGATCGACCGCGGCCTGCCCTTCCCCCTCGCCGACGTCGAGCAGACGGACGTGCTCGTCCTGGTCGGGTCCAACCTGGCCGAGACGATGCCGCCGGCCGCGCGCCACCTCGATCGGCTGCGCGCCAACGGCGGGCACGTGGTCGTCATCGACCCGCGACGCACGCCGACCGCCGACCGCGCCGACACGTTCCTGCAGCCGGTGCCGGGCACCGACCTGCCGCTCGCGCTCGGGGTCCTGCACCTGCTCGACGCGATGGGGGCCGTCGACGAGCCCTACGTCGCCGCGCGCACGACCGGCTGGGACGACGTACGGCGCGCGGTCGCCGCGTGGTGGCCCGAGCGGGTCGAGCGGGTGACGGGGGTGCCGGCGTCGTCGTTGCGGGCGCTCGCCACGCTGCTCGCCGGAGCCGACCGGGCGATGGTGCTGACCGCGCGCGGCGCCGAGCAGCACGCGCAGGGCACGGACACGGTGCTGGCCTGGATCGACGTCGCGCTGGCGCTCGGGATGCCGGGTCGACCGTTCGCGGGCTACGGCTGCCTGACCGGGCAGGGCAACGGCCAGGGCGGCCGCGAGCACGGGCAGAAGGCCGACCAGCTGCCGGGCTACCGGATGATCGACGACCCGGCAGCGCGTGAGCACGTGGCGCGGGTGTGGGGAGTCCCCGCCGCGACCCTGCCGGGCAAGGGGCGCTCGGCGTACGAGCTGCTCGGCGCGCTCGGCACCGACGGCGGCCCGAAGGCGCTGCTGGTCTTCGGCAGCAACATCGTGGTGTCGGCGCCCAACGCCACGCACGTCGCCTCGCGGCTGGCCGACCTCGACCTGCTCGTCGTCGCCGACATCGTGATGAGCGAGACCGCGGCCCTGGCGGATGTCGTGCTGCCGGTGACGCAGTGGGCCGAGGAGACCGGCACGATGACCAACCTCGAGGGCCGGGTGATCCTGCGCCAGCGGGCCGTGGCGCCACCGGAGGGTGTGCGGTCGGACCTGGACGTGATCGCCGGCATCGCGTCCCGCGTCGGAGCGCCGGTCGTCTTCGAGACCGACCCCGAGGCGGTCTTCGCCGAGCTCGGGCGCGCCTCGTCGGGTGGGCGCGCCGACTATGCCGGCATCACCTACGACCGCATCCGGGAGGAGAACGGTGTCTTCTGGCCGTGCCCGACCGACGACCACCCGGGTACGCCGCGGCTCTTCGCCTCCTCCTTCGCGCACGAGGACGGGCGCGCGCGGTTCGTCGCGGTCGAGCACCGTGGCCCGGCCGAGCCGGTCGACGCGGCGTACCCCCTCCACCTGACGACGGGCCGGGTGCTCGCGCAGTACCAGTCCGGCGCGCAGACCCGCCGCGTCCGCGAGCTGCCCGACGACGGGCCGTTCGTCGAGCTGCACCCGATGCTGGCGGACCGGATCGGGGCGCACGACGGCGAGCCGGTCGTCGTCACCACGCGGCGCGGCGAGCTGAAGGCGCCGGCGCGCGTGGTCGACACGATCCGGCCGGACACGGTCTTCGTGCCGTTCCACTGGGTCGGAGCCAACCGGCTCACCAACGACGCGCTCGACCCGGTCAGCCGGATGCCGGAGTTCAAGGTCTGCGCCTGCGCGGTGACCGCGTGA
- a CDS encoding cation acetate symporter encodes MDGDQVLTTSLFLLVVAITVGITFWASRQTSGAADFYAGGRGFSGVQNGLAIGGDYMSAASFLGISGAIALSGYDGFLYSIGFLVAWLVALLLVAEMLRNAGRYTMADQLAFRMRQRPVRTAAATSTVVVSIFYLLAQMVGAGALVALLLDVSSDTAKNITIFAVGALMIFYVTVGGMKGTTWVQIVKAVLLMAGSALIVVLVLAKFDFNLSDLLGTAASNSGKGQAFLEPGLKYGVSDTSKIDFLSLGIALVLGTAGLPHILIRFYTVPTSRDARKSVLWAIGLIGVFYLFTLVLGFGAAALLNKGDYAKVAASGGNLASPLLAQAVGGGDGSTGGAVLLALISAVAFATILAVVAGLTLTSSVSVAHDIYNGVIRRGQASEKDELRVTRWSALAIGLVAILLAIPAQRLNVAFLVALAFAVAASANLPAILYNMFWKGFNTRGALWSIYGGLISSVGLVIFSPIMSGKGVDPVSGKNLSLLPTSIDISWFPLENPGIVSIPLAFFLGWLGSVTSKEPDAEERYTELEVRALSGAGSEKAVQH; translated from the coding sequence ATGGACGGCGACCAGGTCCTCACCACGTCCCTCTTCCTGCTGGTCGTGGCGATCACGGTCGGCATCACCTTCTGGGCCAGCCGGCAGACGTCCGGCGCGGCCGACTTCTACGCGGGCGGACGCGGCTTCTCCGGCGTCCAGAACGGTCTCGCGATCGGCGGCGACTACATGTCGGCGGCGTCGTTCCTCGGCATCTCCGGCGCCATCGCGCTGAGCGGGTACGACGGCTTCCTCTACTCGATCGGCTTCCTCGTCGCCTGGCTGGTGGCGCTGCTGCTCGTCGCCGAGATGCTGCGCAACGCCGGTCGCTACACGATGGCCGACCAGCTGGCGTTCCGGATGCGCCAGCGCCCCGTCCGTACGGCGGCCGCCACGTCGACCGTCGTGGTGTCGATCTTCTACCTGCTGGCCCAGATGGTCGGCGCCGGTGCTCTCGTCGCGCTGCTGCTCGACGTCAGCAGCGACACGGCGAAGAACATCACGATCTTCGCGGTCGGCGCCCTGATGATCTTCTACGTCACCGTCGGCGGCATGAAGGGCACCACCTGGGTGCAGATCGTGAAGGCCGTGCTGCTGATGGCGGGCTCCGCGCTGATCGTCGTGCTGGTGCTCGCCAAGTTCGACTTCAACCTCTCCGACCTGCTCGGCACCGCGGCCTCCAACAGCGGCAAGGGCCAGGCGTTCCTCGAGCCCGGGCTCAAGTACGGCGTGAGCGACACCAGCAAGATCGACTTCCTCTCGCTCGGCATCGCGCTGGTCCTCGGTACGGCGGGCCTGCCGCACATCCTGATCCGCTTCTACACCGTGCCGACGTCACGCGACGCCCGGAAGTCGGTGCTGTGGGCGATCGGCCTCATCGGCGTCTTCTACCTCTTCACCCTGGTGCTCGGCTTCGGTGCCGCGGCCCTGCTCAACAAGGGGGACTACGCCAAGGTCGCGGCCTCGGGCGGCAACCTCGCCTCGCCACTCCTCGCCCAAGCCGTCGGTGGCGGCGACGGCTCGACCGGAGGCGCCGTCCTGCTGGCGCTGATCTCCGCGGTCGCGTTCGCCACGATCCTCGCGGTCGTGGCCGGACTGACCCTGACCTCGTCGGTCAGCGTCGCCCACGACATCTACAACGGCGTCATCCGGCGGGGCCAGGCCTCGGAGAAGGACGAGCTGAGGGTCACCCGTTGGTCGGCGCTCGCCATCGGCCTGGTGGCGATCCTCCTCGCGATCCCGGCGCAGCGGCTCAACGTCGCGTTCCTGGTCGCGCTGGCCTTCGCAGTGGCGGCGTCGGCCAACCTGCCGGCGATCCTCTACAACATGTTCTGGAAGGGGTTCAACACCCGCGGCGCCCTCTGGAGCATCTACGGCGGCCTGATCTCCTCGGTCGGGCTCGTCATCTTCTCGCCGATCATGTCCGGCAAGGGCGTCGACCCGGTCAGTGGCAAGAACCTGTCGCTGCTGCCGACCAGCATCGACATCTCGTGGTTCCCGCTGGAGAACCCGGGCATCGTCTCGATCCCGCTCGCCTTCTTCCTGGGCTGGCTCGGGTCGGTGACCTCGAAGGAGCCGGACGCCGAGGAGCGCTACACCGAGCTCGAGGTCCGCGCGCTCAGCGGCGCCGGGTCGGAGAAGGCCGTCCAGCACTAG
- a CDS encoding DUF485 domain-containing protein, whose translation MTDLNPTPHERAARHDPIYDTLHQEPDFVELRRAYRAFVFPATIAFLSWYLLYVVMSNWAHDFMSHQLWGNINVALVFGLLQFVTTFVLAWIYSRYSTSRLDPLARRLDEQYIAELEGRS comes from the coding sequence GTGACCGATCTCAACCCCACGCCGCACGAGCGCGCGGCCCGCCACGACCCGATCTACGACACGCTCCACCAGGAGCCGGACTTCGTCGAGCTCCGCCGGGCCTACCGGGCCTTCGTCTTCCCGGCGACGATCGCGTTCCTGTCCTGGTACCTGCTCTACGTCGTGATGAGCAACTGGGCCCATGACTTCATGAGCCACCAGCTCTGGGGCAACATCAACGTCGCCCTGGTCTTCGGGCTCCTGCAGTTCGTCACGACGTTCGTGCTCGCCTGGATCTACAGCCGCTACTCCACCAGCAGGCTCGACCCGCTGGCCCGTCGCCTCGACGAGCAGTACATCGCCGAGCTCGAGGGGAGGAGCTGA
- a CDS encoding phage holin family protein: protein MANNQPPTPSPTEGDPTIGRLVHDATRDISTLVQKEIQLAKSELKVSVKAGGIGIGMFAAAGFLLVLAVIMLSVSIAYFINWNGDGLALHWAFLIVFGFYALVAGLLVYLGIRSVKKVRAPEKAIEQGREIPKALKGQHS from the coding sequence ATGGCGAACAACCAGCCCCCGACCCCTTCCCCGACCGAGGGCGATCCCACCATCGGCCGGCTGGTCCACGACGCCACCCGAGACATCTCGACCCTGGTCCAGAAGGAGATCCAGCTCGCCAAGTCCGAGCTGAAGGTCAGCGTCAAGGCCGGCGGCATCGGCATCGGCATGTTCGCGGCGGCGGGCTTCCTGCTCGTCCTGGCCGTGATCATGCTGTCGGTCTCGATCGCCTACTTCATCAACTGGAACGGTGACGGCCTCGCGCTGCACTGGGCGTTCCTGATCGTCTTCGGCTTCTACGCCCTGGTCGCCGGGCTGCTCGTCTACCTCGGCATCCGCAGCGTGAAGAAGGTGCGCGCGCCGGAGAAGGCGATCGAGCAGGGTCGCGAGATCCCCAAGGCGCTGAAGGGTCAGCACAGCTGA
- the nhaA gene encoding Na+/H+ antiporter NhaA yields MTSPTPAGPQRSRLFARGSFLESSRTAGILRAETTGGILLLVAAAVALVWANSPVRDSYFTLRDTVIGPHALHLDLSLGGWASDGLLAVFFFVAGLELKREFVAGDLRDPRRAALPVVAAVGGMTTPALIYVLWNLGTGGELVGWAIPTATDIAFAVAILAVISTHLPTGLRTFLLTLAVVDDLLAITIIAIFYTDHLSPAYLALGLVPIAAFGVLAQRRIYRAWLLLPLALLAWGLVHASGVHATVAGVLLAFTVPVRRADGSAGRGLAEHLEHLVRPISAGFAVPVFAFFAAGVYVGGGSGLADALTDRIALGIVCGLVVGKTVGIAGSTWLLARFTRATLDDELSWVDVIGMSMLAGVGFTVSLLIGELAFGTGTTADDHAKVGVLVGSLVATALASVVLRSRNRVYRQLCELEERDADGDGVPDVYQHDDNTN; encoded by the coding sequence GTGACCAGCCCCACCCCCGCCGGACCGCAGCGGTCCCGGCTGTTCGCGCGAGGGTCGTTCCTCGAGAGCTCGCGTACGGCGGGGATCCTGCGCGCCGAGACCACCGGCGGGATCCTGCTGCTGGTCGCCGCGGCGGTCGCGCTGGTGTGGGCCAACAGCCCGGTCCGTGACTCCTACTTCACGCTGCGCGACACGGTCATCGGGCCGCACGCGTTGCACCTCGACCTGTCGCTCGGCGGCTGGGCGTCCGACGGGCTGCTGGCGGTCTTCTTCTTCGTCGCCGGTCTCGAGCTGAAGCGGGAGTTCGTCGCCGGCGACCTGCGCGACCCACGGCGCGCAGCGCTCCCGGTCGTGGCCGCCGTCGGCGGGATGACGACCCCCGCGCTCATCTACGTGCTGTGGAACCTCGGCACCGGCGGCGAGCTCGTCGGGTGGGCGATCCCGACCGCCACGGACATCGCCTTCGCGGTCGCGATCCTCGCGGTCATCAGCACGCACCTGCCGACCGGGCTGCGGACCTTCCTGCTCACCCTCGCCGTGGTCGACGACCTGCTCGCCATCACGATCATCGCGATCTTCTACACCGACCACCTGAGCCCGGCGTACCTCGCGCTCGGGCTGGTGCCGATCGCGGCCTTCGGCGTGCTCGCCCAACGGCGCATCTACCGCGCTTGGCTGCTGCTGCCGCTCGCGCTCCTGGCGTGGGGCCTGGTCCATGCGTCCGGCGTGCACGCCACCGTCGCCGGCGTGCTGCTGGCCTTCACGGTGCCGGTGCGCCGCGCCGACGGCTCGGCCGGCCGCGGCCTCGCCGAGCACCTCGAGCACCTGGTCCGCCCGATCTCCGCCGGGTTCGCCGTGCCGGTCTTCGCCTTCTTCGCCGCCGGCGTGTACGTCGGGGGCGGGTCCGGCCTGGCCGACGCGCTCACCGACCGGATCGCGCTGGGCATCGTCTGCGGCCTGGTCGTCGGCAAGACGGTCGGCATCGCGGGCTCGACCTGGCTGCTCGCGCGGTTCACGCGCGCCACGCTCGACGACGAGCTCAGCTGGGTCGACGTGATCGGGATGTCGATGCTGGCCGGTGTCGGCTTCACCGTCTCGCTGCTGATCGGCGAGCTCGCCTTCGGCACCGGCACCACCGCCGACGACCACGCCAAGGTCGGCGTGCTGGTCGGCTCGCTGGTCGCGACGGCCCTGGCGTCCGTCGTGCTGCGCAGCCGCAACCGGGTCTACCGACAGCTGTGCGAGCTGGAGGAGCGTGACGCCGACGGAGACGGGGTACCCGACGTCTACCAACACGACGACAACACGAACTGA
- a CDS encoding MarP family serine protease: MNLLDWLLVVLVLAYALSGYWQGFITGAFATTGLLLGGLFGVWLAPTALGDANPSMWVSLGALFIVILSASLGQAVFQFVGSRLRDKITWQPVRAVDAVGGALLSAVAVLIVAWALGVAISGSRINGITPLVRESAVLAHVDEALPDTADGALQAFNNVVGTSFFPRYLEPFAPERIVEVGPGPKRLLRDPDVDRAAASVVKVRGGNSCGRGVEGSGFVYAPNRLMTNAHVVAGVDDPEVKIGDSTLSADVVYYNPNVDVAVLAFDSGDTATLNFDRTADAGTGVAILGYPEDGPYDVQPGRIRSQQRLRSPDIYGNGTVIRDVYSLRGLIRPGNSGGPIVSSAGDVVGVVFAASVNDHDTGYALTADQVAQAAAAGLSSSDSVSTGNCAG; encoded by the coding sequence GTGAACCTGCTCGACTGGCTGCTCGTCGTCCTCGTCCTCGCCTACGCGTTGTCGGGCTACTGGCAGGGCTTCATCACCGGCGCGTTCGCCACGACCGGGCTGCTGCTCGGCGGGCTCTTCGGGGTCTGGCTGGCACCCACGGCGCTCGGTGATGCCAACCCGTCGATGTGGGTGTCGCTCGGCGCTCTCTTCATCGTGATCCTCTCGGCCTCGCTGGGGCAGGCGGTCTTCCAGTTCGTGGGCTCGCGGCTGCGGGACAAGATCACCTGGCAGCCGGTCCGCGCGGTCGACGCGGTCGGCGGCGCGCTGCTCAGCGCGGTGGCGGTCCTGATCGTCGCGTGGGCGCTCGGCGTCGCGATCTCGGGCTCGCGGATCAACGGCATCACGCCTCTGGTGCGGGAGTCGGCGGTCCTCGCGCACGTCGACGAGGCGCTCCCGGACACCGCCGACGGCGCGCTCCAGGCGTTCAACAACGTGGTCGGCACCAGCTTCTTCCCGCGCTACCTCGAGCCCTTCGCCCCGGAGCGGATCGTCGAGGTCGGCCCCGGCCCCAAGCGGCTGCTGCGCGACCCCGACGTCGACCGGGCCGCCGCCAGCGTGGTCAAGGTCAGGGGCGGCAACTCCTGCGGCCGCGGGGTGGAGGGGTCGGGCTTCGTCTACGCCCCCAACCGCCTGATGACCAACGCCCACGTCGTCGCCGGCGTCGACGACCCCGAGGTCAAGATCGGCGACTCCACGCTGTCCGCCGACGTCGTCTACTACAACCCCAACGTCGACGTCGCCGTGCTCGCCTTCGACAGCGGCGACACCGCGACCCTCAACTTCGACCGTACGGCGGACGCCGGCACCGGCGTCGCCATCCTCGGCTACCCCGAGGACGGCCCGTACGACGTCCAGCCCGGTCGCATCCGCTCCCAGCAGCGGCTCCGCTCGCCGGACATCTACGGCAACGGCACGGTCATCCGCGACGTCTACTCGCTGCGCGGACTGATCCGCCCGGGCAACTCCGGCGGCCCGATCGTCTCGTCGGCCGGCGACGTCGTCGGTGTCGTCTTCGCGGCGTCGGTCAACGACCATGACACGGGCTACGCGCTCACCGCCGACCAGGTGGCACAGGCCGCGGCGGCGGGGCTCAGCAGCTCGGACTCGGTCAGCACCGGCAACTGCGCCGGATAG